The uncultured Bacteroides sp. DNA segment TTTTGGTAAAATACACTCTATAGGTGCAACCTTAGTGCAATCAGCTCAAAAAAGTAATAAAGAAAATCTATTTGTCAATGCCTCTAAGATACTTTATGATACGGCTAAATGGTGGAACCAGTCTGCAAATTTGAATGGGAAGCCAGACAGCTATGGTTCCGGATTCAACGAAACGTCATTAATGTCTTTTATGGGCCGCGTTAACTATTCCTTAATGAATAAATATCTACTAAGTGGGTCAATTCGCTATGATGGGGCCTCTGTTTTAGCACCTGGAAATCAATGGGATTATTTTCCTTCTGCCGCAATAGCATGGAAAATGCATGAAGAATCTTTCTTAAAACCTATAAATTGGATAAACGAGTTGAAATTTCGACTCGGATATGGAGTTACGGGAAATTCAGGAGTAGGTGCTTATACAACCTCCGGACCACTAATTCAATATAATTACGTTTATGGAACGACACCTGCCATTGGTATGAATCCATATAACATGGCCAATCCATCATTAGGTTGGGAAAAAACAGCTCAATGGAATCTTGGACTTGATTTCGCTGTTCTGAATAGAAGACTTACCGGAACGATTGAGTATTACAAATCGAACACCACAGACATGTTAATGGATCGTGCTATACCTGGTGTAACAGGTTTTGCCAGTATACTAGATAACATTGGAGAAATGCAAAATACCGGTATTGAATTATCTCTTTCATCTATTAATATCCATACAAAAGATTTTAAATGGACTACTGATCTCAATATTTCGCATAATAAAGAAGAGATTATTTCGTTAGTTAAAGGAAAGGAAGATATGCCTTCTAATGGTTGGTTTATTGGTCAACCTCTGAGCGTTTATCGCTTTTTCAAAGTCGGAGGATTATGGCAAAATACCACTGAAGATCTTAGCGAAATAGCAAAATGGAAAACAAATGGTTATACTTTTGAACCGGGTCAATATAAACCAATCGAAAAGAACGTTAACTACAAATTGGAGGATGATGATAAAGAAATTGTAGGTAATAGAAATCCTAAAGTTGTTTTTGGATTAACCAATAGTTTTACTTACAAAGACTGGGAATTTAGCTTCTTCCTATATGGCCGTTTAGGACAAAAATACTTTTCTTGGTTAGCGCCTACAGCGTCAGGAGATTATGTAGTGTATGGACGTAAAGCAAGTCTAAATGATTTTTGGTCCGAGGAAAATCCAAATGCTAAGTGGCCTAAATTAACCTCAAATTCAGCAGCCTCTAATAAATTAGTTAATCAATCGGCAAGCGTCAACAATGGTTCTTATATAATTGTACGCAACATATCATTAGCCTACAATTTGCCTTCACGCCTAATTGCCAAAGCAGGGGTAAAACAATCTCAAGTATTTGCACAAGTTCTTAATCCGTTCTTATTTGGAGCTGGAGTCGTAAAAGCAGGAATAAATCCTGATGACACCAACAACTTAAACAGTTTTAACTCAAATGGAGATTTGCAAGGTGCTACAAATAATAACACAATGATGACAACAAGTGTCGTATTTGGGATACGAGTTGGATTCTAATAATCACATAAAGAATAACATATTATGAGAAAATATATTGCAGCTATATTAATCGCTGGCACATTAGTTGGATGCCAGGATTTTTTAGATGAAAAGGTGGTAACCACTTTAACACAAGACTATTACAAAACCCCTGAAGGCCTAGAAATATTGACCAAGGGTTCATATCGTATTTTAAGGTATAAATCAGATTACAATCAAGGTCATTATCTATTCGGAACTTGCTCTGATGTTGAAGTTTTCACATGGAGTAATGCTGACCGTGTTGCCATGGGAGGGTATACTCCTGATGCATGGAACTATGATGTTACGGGGACTCGTATGGCACCTAACTTAATTAATCTAATCGGCGAAGTTATTCCCAATAAAGGATCTGAAGGTGCGTATCCAACAATTAATAGTTGTAATCTCTTTCTGGAAAACTATGAAAATCTGAGTGCTGCAGATAAAGAGAAGCTTAAAGCAAGGAAAGGAGAAATCTTATTTCTACGAGCATACGCATATTACTTGGTCTCTAATCAACTAGGTGCAGTGCCTATTGTTACAAAGAGTGTCTCTGGAATGCCCGCAAACTTCTATTTTCCCAAAGCTCCATTGGAAGATCTATATAAAATGCTCATCTCAGATATGAAAGATGCAGTAGATAATTATTTGCCGGAAACAACTGGCGATCTAGGTAGAATAACAAAACCAGCCGGTGCGCATTTCCTTGCAAAGTTGTATCTAAATCGTGCCCAAGCAGCTGAATTTCAAAATAGTTCTGAACCAACACTAAAAGCGTTGTACAAAGGAAGCGATGCCGAAGATCTCAATAATTCAATACATTATGCTACGGTTGCGATTGATTTAATAAAGCCCAAAACGACTTCTGACGGACTAACACCTGATTTTGGAACCTTATGGTTAAATGTAAAAGGCACAGACTCCTACACACGCGATAAACTACCCGAAGTATTATTAGCTGCTCAATATGAAGCATCACAATCATATGATGGCCGTTACGGTAATTGCCTGGTGCATTTATACAATAGTAACCATACCGATTTTAGAGCTTGGACTGCTCGTACAATGGAGTACGGTCGCCCCTATGCTACTGCGGGATCATCAGATTGGGGATACGACATGTACACCGACCGTGCCAATGATTCAAGATACTATAAAACTTATCTAACAGATTATGTCACCACTGCCACCTCAGGAAATAATGCCCCTTGGAATGCCTTGAGTGCTTTTGTCTATAACAATTTTATAAAGAAGAGCTCGGATAAAAGTGCCATTTCAGGTGTAGGAAAAATGCAGCAATTAGGACAGCGTTCAATTGTTTATATTGAGAATTCAAAAGACGAGCCGCTTGACTCTCTCTGGGTTGCAAGCCAACCATTCATAATGAATGTTAGATGGACAGTAGGCAGACCAAGTGGAGGATATGCTAGCATTAGCAATGGCAATGTAGTTCTCAATCCTGGAGTTGAAGATATGCTCAAGAATCCCGTGATAAAAGACAAAGGAACTCGCAAAATCTACTACCGATTAGACGGAGACAAAGGAGAACTTTATGGACTAGATAGAGGGTTTACACCGGCTACCCATTATATGGGACCCGCAAAATGGCTTGATATCAATAGGGGAAATGGGACCAATGCTAACGGTAATGGCGCTATAGATGTTGTTTTAATGAGATTAGCGGAAACTTATCTCATTAGAGCCGAAGCTTACGGTAGAAAAGGCGAATATACAAACGCTATCAATGACTTGAATGTAATACGCAAACGCGCAGCATATCATCCGGGTGAAACAAGAAATGACGTTCTTGTCAATTTAGAGCCTAGTGTGTTAACCGGTAAATTAACGATTCCGACAAACGAAAAAGTTTCACCATATAAAGTAATCTCTGATTCATACGAGAAGATTAAAATAACGGGGAGAGAATGGACTCCTGGAACTGATGAGTTTAAAAAAGAAAATTATCCGGAAGGTGTTTCAAATTACTTTGTTCAATTCATCTATAATGAAAGAGCACGTGAATTAATATTTGAACTCACCAACTGGGAAGATTTACATAACGCAGGTATATTATATGAACGAGTTGTTGCTCACGACATGATGGGCGCACCTGCCAGTTCAACAGGTACTGCGTATTTCCCATTCCCCGTTGACGACATTGGTGGAAAACTAGGTGCTTTAGGCAAAGGCAAAGGACAATTTGAAAGAAAATTCACTTTTAAACCTTGGCCAAAAGCGTATCTTGACTTATTGACTGATGAAAATGGAGTAACTCTTGATGAAGCAGCCAAAAAGGCTTATCAAAACTACGGTTACTAATAACATTTACTAAAAGACGAAAGAGGCTATACCCATTGGATATAGCCTCTTTCGTCTTTTAGTAAATATCATAACAAGCCATAACATGGGTCACTTTATCTTCTTGGGGATTTAACATTTGATTAAAAAGCTTATCTTTGTCACATGAAATCAAATACCCTGCCTAACTCACTCGAGGTTTTATCCTTATTTCTTCCATCAGGCTGCCTTGATTATTTTGATGTCACGGACTACAGCAACATGGATACTTGTTATATCATTAGTTTAGAAGAGAAGAACCTAATACCTTCGGAATATGTTGGCCTTAGTCTGGTCTCTAAAGGCTTCCATGCCGAAATAGAGATCC contains these protein-coding regions:
- a CDS encoding RagB/SusD family nutrient uptake outer membrane protein; this encodes MRKYIAAILIAGTLVGCQDFLDEKVVTTLTQDYYKTPEGLEILTKGSYRILRYKSDYNQGHYLFGTCSDVEVFTWSNADRVAMGGYTPDAWNYDVTGTRMAPNLINLIGEVIPNKGSEGAYPTINSCNLFLENYENLSAADKEKLKARKGEILFLRAYAYYLVSNQLGAVPIVTKSVSGMPANFYFPKAPLEDLYKMLISDMKDAVDNYLPETTGDLGRITKPAGAHFLAKLYLNRAQAAEFQNSSEPTLKALYKGSDAEDLNNSIHYATVAIDLIKPKTTSDGLTPDFGTLWLNVKGTDSYTRDKLPEVLLAAQYEASQSYDGRYGNCLVHLYNSNHTDFRAWTARTMEYGRPYATAGSSDWGYDMYTDRANDSRYYKTYLTDYVTTATSGNNAPWNALSAFVYNNFIKKSSDKSAISGVGKMQQLGQRSIVYIENSKDEPLDSLWVASQPFIMNVRWTVGRPSGGYASISNGNVVLNPGVEDMLKNPVIKDKGTRKIYYRLDGDKGELYGLDRGFTPATHYMGPAKWLDINRGNGTNANGNGAIDVVLMRLAETYLIRAEAYGRKGEYTNAINDLNVIRKRAAYHPGETRNDVLVNLEPSVLTGKLTIPTNEKVSPYKVISDSYEKIKITGREWTPGTDEFKKENYPEGVSNYFVQFIYNERARELIFELTNWEDLHNAGILYERVVAHDMMGAPASSTGTAYFPFPVDDIGGKLGALGKGKGQFERKFTFKPWPKAYLDLLTDENGVTLDEAAKKAYQNYGY
- a CDS encoding transposase, translated to MKSNTLPNSLEVLSLFLPSGCLDYFDVTDYSNMDTCYIISLEEKNLIPSEYVGLSLVSKGFHAEIEIQDFPARGKAVYLHIKRRRWEDKTTGRCYSRDWNLVATGTRITAEFGAFLKELLGNS